Genomic window (Pseudomonadota bacterium):
TGAAACTGAGTATGCAAGATACGATTTTGAAACAAGAACTTCTATATGTAAAAATCAGTCCAGCAGCCTTGCCCTGCTTCTCATCGCATTAGGTACGCCATGGGGGGACAAGACATGCCATGATTTTAAGGTTCCAGAATGGCTTTTTAAGGCACCTTTGTGGCAAAAAAGGCTATTTTTAGCATCCTTTTTTGGTGCAGAGATGTCTACCCCCAGACCATATACTCATCATGGTTACAATTTTTATTGTCCTGTAGTTTCCATGAATAAAAGGCCATCGAATGCTGAAAGCGGGAAAGATTTTTTGCGGGATTTATCTCTTCTTTTAGAAGAAGCAGGGGTAAAAACAAAAAGGATCTCTACAAGGGTTGAAAAGGTTGGAAAGGATAGAAAGCCGCGAATAAGAGCACGACTAATCCTTTCTACAGAACCGGAAAGCTTACTAAACCTCTATGAGAGGGTTGGTTTTGAATATAACCGCAAAAAAACATTTTTTGCAAATTTATGTGCCCATTATATAAGAAAGAAATCCCTTATCATTGAAGAAAGAAAGAAATCTGAATCAATAGCTCATTGTCAAAAACAGGAAGGCTGTTCAATCGAACAAATATTTGCCAACATCAACTCTCCCTGGGTAAATAAAAGATTTATTGAACGATCATTATACGAGGGGAGAAAAACTGCTCCTCGGGTTTCATCAGCATTCGGAAAATTCACCCAATATATGCAGGGAATTACGCAAAATCTTAAGGAATCAGGTTTTGTTTTTGATAAAATTGTGAGGATCGAGAAAATCTCCAACACCGGGTACGTGTATGATTTTACTGTGGCACATCATGACCATAACTTCATTGCAAATAATTTTTTAGTTTCTAACTGTGGCGTAAGGCTTATGCGCTCCGGGTTGAGCGTAGAAGAGATAAGAGGCAGGATAAGGGAGATTATCGACAGGTTCTATATCAACATTCCAAGTGGTCTGGGCTCTCACAGGAAAGACCTTAAATTATCACGTAATGAATTAGAGAAAGTCCTTAAAAAAGGCGCAGAGTGGTCAGTACGAAGTGGGTATGGGACAGAGGAGGACCTCGCATTTATTGAGGATGGCGGCCGCATTGAATATGCAGACCCGCAGAATGTGTCAGAAAGGGCTTATGAGCGGGGCAAGGACCAGCTTGGAACCGTTGGAAGCGGTAACCATTTTGTTGAAATAGGTTATGTAAAAGAGATATACGACGGGGACATCGCAAGGGTATTCGGACTCTACGAGAATCAGGTTACGGTTATGATTCATACAGGCTCAAGGGGCCTCGGCTACCAGGTATGTGATGACTATATAAGGGAGATGATAAAGGCATCTGAAAGGTATGGCATATCCCTTCCGGACAGGCAGCTTTGCTGTGCCCCTTTCGAATCGGCGGAGGGTCAGAG
Coding sequences:
- a CDS encoding RtcB family protein; amino-acid sequence: IIKLMGYIFGDGSITFFEKQCDFLISFFGKSEDLEDIQKDLDRLGFIETEYARYDFETRTSICKNQSSSLALLLIALGTPWGDKTCHDFKVPEWLFKAPLWQKRLFLASFFGAEMSTPRPYTHHGYNFYCPVVSMNKRPSNAESGKDFLRDLSLLLEEAGVKTKRISTRVEKVGKDRKPRIRARLILSTEPESLLNLYERVGFEYNRKKTFFANLCAHYIRKKSLIIEERKKSESIAHCQKQEGCSIEQIFANINSPWVNKRFIERSLYEGRKTAPRVSSAFGKFTQYMQGITQNLKESGFVFDKIVRIEKISNTGYVYDFTVAHHDHNFIANNFLVSNCGVRLMRSGLSVEEIRGRIREIIDRFYINIPSGLGSHRKDLKLSRNELEKVLKKGAEWSVRSGYGTEEDLAFIEDGGRIEYADPQNVSERAYERGKDQLGTVGSGNHFVEIGYVKEIYDGDIARVFGLYENQVTVMIHTGSRGLGYQVCDDYIREMIKASERYGISLPDRQLCCAPFESAEGQRYLGAMASAANYAFANRQMITHWVRETLEGIFRASARSLDLSLVYDVCHNIAKIEKHRIKGRESTVCVHRKGATRSFSAGNPAIPGRYMEVGQPVLIPGDMGRASYVLCGTKRAMEETFGSTCHGAGRVMSRHQAIKVSKGRSISKEMEAKGVYVRAASRETLAEEMPEAYKDVSKVVRVVHNAGISKLVAKIVPLGSIKG